From a region of the Methanolobus tindarius DSM 2278 genome:
- a CDS encoding TMEM165/GDT1 family protein codes for MIQDILIPFFLVGLAELGDKTQLAVLVLSTKTREYTRLLAGVMLAFIITDGLAILLGNVIANRIPMEYVRIGAGVMFIIFGVMTLINKEDDDQEGSYELKTPFMSGFGLILVSEMGDKTQLASALFATQYNPLMVFIGVVLALLLLSSMAVYVGKVLMEKINKNTISKAAGVLFIVIGISFFF; via the coding sequence ATGATTCAGGACATACTGATCCCATTCTTCCTCGTAGGTCTGGCAGAACTGGGAGACAAAACACAACTAGCCGTATTGGTTTTATCTACTAAAACAAGAGAATACACTCGTTTACTTGCCGGTGTGATGCTTGCTTTTATTATAACAGATGGCCTGGCAATCCTTCTTGGAAATGTAATTGCCAACAGAATACCAATGGAATACGTGCGTATCGGTGCCGGAGTTATGTTCATCATTTTCGGTGTAATGACACTGATAAACAAGGAAGATGATGATCAGGAAGGTTCATACGAACTAAAAACTCCCTTTATGTCGGGTTTTGGTCTTATTTTAGTATCAGAGATGGGAGATAAGACACAGCTTGCATCTGCACTTTTTGCAACCCAATACAACCCATTGATGGTATTCATAGGTGTTGTACTTGCACTATTACTGCTTTCATCTATGGCAGTATATGTTGGCAAAGTACTCATGGAAAAGATAAATAAGAATACAATTTCCAAAGCTGCAGGCGTACTTTTCATTGTAATTGGTATTTCATTCTTCTTCTGA